A single Glycine soja cultivar W05 chromosome 14, ASM419377v2, whole genome shotgun sequence DNA region contains:
- the LOC114384782 gene encoding WD repeat-containing protein 26 homolog, with protein sequence MGGVEDEEPSMKRMKLSSKGLVGLSNGSSKEPVGGLSSDLMARPLPSKGDEHVGSKGVIKKEEFVRIIAKALYSLGYGKSGAHLEEESGIPLHSPGVNLFMQQILDGNWDDSVATLYKIGLADESMVRSASFLILEQKFFELLNGEKVMEALKTLRTEIAPLCINSSRIRELSSCLVSASSRLDILRVRSRSKLLEELQKLLPPTVMIPEKRLEHLVEQALILQREACPFHNSLDKEMSLYSDHHCGKDQIPSSTLQILEAHDDEVWFVQFSHNGKYLASASKDQTAIIWEVGINGRLSVKHRLSGHQKPVSSVSWSPNDQELLTCGVEEAIRRWDVSTGKCLQIYEKAGAGLVSCSWFPCGKYILCGLSDKSICMWELDGKEVESWKGQKTLKISDLEITDDGEEILSICKANVVLLFNRETKDERFIEEYETITSFSLSNDNKFLLVNLLNQEIHLWNIEGDPKLVGKYKGHKRARFIIRSCFGGLKQAFIASGSEDSQVYIWHRSSGELIEALAGHSGSVNCVSWNPANPHMLASASDDRTIRVWGLNCLHNKYQNVHSNGIHYCNGGT encoded by the exons ATGGGAGGTGTGGAAGATGAAGAACCATCCATGAAACGAATGAAATTATCCTCTAAAGGATTAGTTGGCTTGTCTAACGGTTCTTCTAAAGAGCCTGTTGGAGGCTTGTCCAGTGACTTGATGGCTCGGCCCCTACCATCCAAAGGGGACGAACATGTTGGTTCCAAAGGGgttataaagaaagaagaatttgtCAGGATAATTGCAAAGGCATTATACTCTCTTGGTTACGGAAAGAGTGGGGCACATCTAGAGGAGGAGTCTGGAATACCTTTACACTCTCCTGGGGTAAATCTGTTTATGCAGCAAATACTTGATGGAAATTGGGATGACAGCGTAGCCACATTGTATAAAATTGGTCTGGCAGATGAAAGTATGGTCAGGTCAGCTTCATTCTTAATATTGGAGCAGAAATTTTTTGAGCTTCTAAATGGTGAAAAGGTCATGGAAGCGTTGAAGACCTTGAGGACAGAGATTGCTCCACTTTGCATTAATAGTAGTAGAATTCGAGAACTTTCTTCCTGCTTAGTTTCAGCATCTTCTAGGCTAGACATTCTAAGGGTGAGGTCTCGATCAAAGCTTCTGGAGGAATTGCAGAAACTGCTTCCCCCTACAGTAATGATACCTGAAAAGAGGTTGGAGCATCTAGTTGAACAAGCCCTAATCTTGCAACGAGAGGCATGCCCATTTCATAATTCATTGGATAAGGAGATGTCATTATATTCAGATCATCATTGTGGAAAAGATCAGATACCTTCCAGTACATTACAG ATATTAGAAGCACATGATGACGAAGTCTGGTTTGTACAATTTTCGCATAATGGGAAATATTTAGCTTCAGCATCAAAAGATCAAACTGCAATAATTTGGGAG gTTGGCATAAATGGAAGACTGTCTGTAAAGCATAGATTATCTGGTCACCAGAAGCCTGTTTCTTCTGTTTCATGGAGTCCTAATGACCAGGAGCTCCTCACATGTGGAGTGGAGGAGGCTATTAGGCGTTGGGATGTCTCTACTGGCAAATGCCTCCAAATTTATGAAAAAGCCGGTGCTGGTCTAGTCTCCTGTTCATGGTTTCCATGTGGGAAATATATACTTTGTGGCTTAAGTGACAAGAGCATTTGCATGTGGGAATTAGATGGGAAAGAAGTGGAGTCTTGGAAAGGACAAAAAACCCTTAAGATATCTGATTTGGAAATAACAGATGACGGGGAAGAGATTCTAAGTATTTGTAAAGCCAATGTGGTACTGTTATTCAATAGAGAAACAAAGGATGAGAGATTTATTGAAGAGTATGAAACAATAACCTCGTTTTCTTTATCAAATGATAACAAATTCTTGTTGGTTAATCTTTTGAACCAAGAAATTCATCTATGGAACATTGAAGGTGATCCTAAGCTTGTTGGCAAGTACAAAGGTCATAAACGCGCCCGGTTTATTATCAGGTCTTGCTTTGGTGGCCTGAAGCAAGCTTTTATTGCTAGTGGAAGTGAGGATTCACAG GTTTACATATGGCACAGAAGCTCAGGGGAGCTAATAGAAGCATTGGCTGGTCATTCAGGATCTGTTAATTGTGTGAGCTGGAATCCAGCAAACCCCCACATGTTAGCCTCAGCCAGTGATGACCGAACAATTAGGGTATGGGGCCTAAATTGTCTGCACAACAAGTACCAAAATGTTCACAGCAATGGCATCCATTACTGCAATGGGGGAACTTAG
- the LOC114383662 gene encoding uncharacterized protein LOC114383662: MGISKTEVNLRRLLAAAPQQQNQAKLVHYVATLREQLEQLAEERTLEGLPRISKAMLNDYSEKIEAIASKLVNHVIDTQVPEKDFERNFVKEKHSEIEEKKQILLSSGLRRRPVPASSTEDRAHEPAETDHTSPIKLDATAHAHIEKHRKLQEDLTDEMVVLAKQLKESSLTMSQSLQNTEKILDSTEKAIEHSLASTGRANVRATAIYSESSKTSCLTWLVMFVMTCVFVMVILLIRVT, translated from the exons ATGGGAATCAGTAAAACAGAAGTAAACTTGAGGAGGTTGCTTGCAGCTGCTCCTCAACAGCAAAATCAAGCAAAACTTGTGCAT TATGTTGCTACTTTGCGTGAACAATTAGAACAATTGGCTGAAGAAAGGACACTGGAAGGCTTACCCAG GATTTCAAAGGCTATGTTGAATGATTATTCAGAGAAGATTGAAGCCATTGCTTCCAAATTGGTTAATCATGTG ATTGACACACAAGTACCCGAGAAGGACTTCGAAAGGAATTTTGTTAAAGAAAAACATTCTGAAATTGAGGAAAAAAAGCAGATACTCCTTTCTTCTGGATTGAGAAGAAGGCCTGT ACCTGCCTCAAGTACAGAAGATAGAGCGCATGAGCCTGCTGAGACTGACCACACATCACCTATTAAACTGGATGCTACAGCACATGCACACATTGAAAAGCACAG aaagcTTCAAGAAGATTTGACTGATGAAATGGTGGTTTTGGCAAAACAACTCAAAGAGAGTAGTCTCACGATGAGCCAGTCCCTGCAAAATACTGAAAAG ATACTTGATTCTACAGAGAAGGCTATTGAACATAGCTTGGCAAGCACCGGTCGTGCCAATGTGCGAGCAACGGCAATCTACTCGGAGAGTTCTAAGACTTCTTGCTTAACATGGCTTGTCATGTTTGTCATGACATGCGTATTTGTCATGGTTATTCTTCTAATCCGTGTCACATAG
- the LOC114385127 gene encoding oxygen-evolving enhancer protein 2, chloroplastic-like gives MASTQCFLHHHALTTPASARSPSLRILVSTKPNQLVCKAQKQQTPQEDIDVSPISRRLALTVLIGAAAVGSKVQPADAAYGEAANVFGKPKTDTDFLPYNGDGFKLSIPSKWNPSKEVEYTGQVVRYEDNFDSTTNVVVTITPTDKKSITDYGSPEEFLSKVDYLLGKQAFFGETQAEGGFDPNAVATANILETATPVIDGKPYYFLSVLTRTADGDEGGKHHIIRATVKDGKLFICKAQAGDKRWFKGARRFVESAASSFSVA, from the exons ATGGCTTCTACCCAATGTTTCTTGCACCACCATGCTCTTACCACCCCTGCCAGTGCCAGATCCCCATCACTACGCATCTTGGTTAGCACCAAGCCTAACCAGCTTGTTTGCAAGGCACAGAAACAACAAACACCACAAGAGGATATTGATGTCAGCCCAATCTCTCGCCGGTTAGCTCTAACTGTGCTCATTGGTGCTGCTGCTGTTGGCTCCAAAGTCCAACCTGCTGATGCAGCCTATGGTGAAGCTG CCAATGTGTTTGGAAAGCCAAAGACAGACACAGATTTCCTGCCATACAATGGAGATGGATTCAAACTATCTATTCCCTCAAAGTGGAACCCAAGCAAAGAAGTTGAGTACACGGGTCAGGTTGTTAGATATGAGGATAACTTTGACTCAACCACCAACGTGGTTGTCACCATCACTCCAACTGATAAGAAGTCCATCACTGACTATGGTTCACCCGAAGAGTTCCTCTCTAAG GTGGATTATTTACTAGGAAAACAGGCCTTCTTCGGCGAAACACAAGCTGAg GGTGGTTTTGATCCAAATGCAGTGGCCACGGCTAACATCTTAGAGACTGCAACACCTGTGATTGACGGGAAGCCATACTATTTTTTGTCTGTGTTGACAAGAACTGCTGATGGAGATGAAGGTGGCAAGCACCACATAATTAGAGCAACTGTAAAAGATGGAAAACTGTTCATTTGCAAGGCTCAAGCTGGAGACAAGAGGTGGTTTAAGGGAGCAAGAAGATTTGTGGAGAGCGCAGCAAGTTCTTTCAGTGTTGCTTAA
- the LOC114383298 gene encoding reticulon-like protein B8 isoform X2, translated as MSEKITAEKLLNTLVETLTEKQKSGLFFEEDKSSSVSSQFNRLFGRQKPVHHILGGGKSADVLLWRNKKISASVLSAATAIWVLFEWLNYNFLTILFFVVALGMLGQFLWTNASGLFSRKPSKVPRFVLPDGIFVNIATAVGAEVNRGLRFLQDVSCGGNLKQFLIVLLLHIHSQFSMKGMRIKLTTLCTRSLISCKISIRSWTLVCSAKSPRESSKERSMNRFFLT; from the exons ATGTCTGAGAAAATCACAGCTGAAAAACTTTTAAACACCCTTGTGGAAACACTTACTGAAAAGCAAAAATCTGGATTATTTTTTGAAGAAGACAAGTCAAGCTCAGTGAGCTCCCAATTCAATAGACTATTTGGACGCCAGAAACCTGTGCACCATATTTTAGGGGGTGGAAAAT CTGCTGATGTCTTGTTATGGAGGAACAAGAAGATCTCTGCTAGCGTTTTATCCGCAGCAACAGCTATATGGGTGCTTTTTGAATGGCTTAATTATAATTTCCTAACTATTTTATTCTTTGTTGTGGCTCTTGGTATGCTTGGACAGTTTCTTTGGACAAATGCATCCGGCTTGTTTAGCAG GAAGCCATCTAAAGTTCCCCGTTTTGTCCTCCCAGATGGTATCTTCGTGAATATTGCAACTGCAGTTGGTGCTGAGGTTAACCGTGGTTTGAGGTTTCTCCAAGATGTTTCATGTGGAGGAAACCTAAAACAATTTCTTATT GTTTTGTTGCTGCACATACACTCCCAGTTCTCTATGAAAGGTATGAGGATCAAGTTGACAACTTTGTGTACAAGGTCTTTGATCAGTTGCAAAATCAGTATCAGAAGCTGGACACTGGTTTGCTCAGCAAAATCCCCAAGGGAAAGCTCAAAGGAAAGAAGTATGAATAGATTCTTCCTTACGTAA
- the LOC114383298 gene encoding reticulon-like protein B8 isoform X1 — protein MSEKITAEKLLNTLVETLTEKQKSGLFFEEDKSSSVSSQFNRLFGRQKPVHHILGGGKSADVLLWRNKKISASVLSAATAIWVLFEWLNYNFLTILFFVVALGMLGQFLWTNASGLFSRKPSKVPRFVLPDGIFVNIATAVGAEVNRGLRFLQDVSCGGNLKQFLIVIVSLWAGAVIGSWCNFLTVMYIGFVAAHTLPVLYERYEDQVDNFVYKVFDQLQNQYQKLDTGLLSKIPKGKLKGKKYE, from the exons ATGTCTGAGAAAATCACAGCTGAAAAACTTTTAAACACCCTTGTGGAAACACTTACTGAAAAGCAAAAATCTGGATTATTTTTTGAAGAAGACAAGTCAAGCTCAGTGAGCTCCCAATTCAATAGACTATTTGGACGCCAGAAACCTGTGCACCATATTTTAGGGGGTGGAAAAT CTGCTGATGTCTTGTTATGGAGGAACAAGAAGATCTCTGCTAGCGTTTTATCCGCAGCAACAGCTATATGGGTGCTTTTTGAATGGCTTAATTATAATTTCCTAACTATTTTATTCTTTGTTGTGGCTCTTGGTATGCTTGGACAGTTTCTTTGGACAAATGCATCCGGCTTGTTTAGCAG GAAGCCATCTAAAGTTCCCCGTTTTGTCCTCCCAGATGGTATCTTCGTGAATATTGCAACTGCAGTTGGTGCTGAGGTTAACCGTGGTTTGAGGTTTCTCCAAGATGTTTCATGTGGAGGAAACCTAAAACAATTTCTTATT GTTATAGTAAGCTTATGGGCTGGTGCTGTGATTGGGAGTTGGTGCAATTTTTTGACTGTCATGTATATTG GTTTTGTTGCTGCACATACACTCCCAGTTCTCTATGAAAGGTATGAGGATCAAGTTGACAACTTTGTGTACAAGGTCTTTGATCAGTTGCAAAATCAGTATCAGAAGCTGGACACTGGTTTGCTCAGCAAAATCCCCAAGGGAAAGCTCAAAGGAAAGAAGTATGAATAG